The following are encoded together in the Coffea arabica cultivar ET-39 chromosome 1c, Coffea Arabica ET-39 HiFi, whole genome shotgun sequence genome:
- the LOC113701905 gene encoding disease resistance protein RGA2-like, translated as MASKIRDINKKLNKINKEASDFRLVRNQGKTFPPSTTAKVTLNRETDSVVGHNVVGRAKDETSLVETLLSLSEKAVSVIPILGMGGLGKTTLAQSVYNNRQVDSHFEKKIWVCVSDDFEVTRLFKMILESLKRRNVEMTSRDVIVKKIQKKLMGKKYLLVLDDVWTESHILWDDFLHSLLGLNATNGNWCIVTTRKQQTASIVATHDSYVLGKLSDDDCWSILTEKAIADGEIPEQLHVMKKEIIKKCCGLPLAASVMGGLLRMKGKEEWQLILKNKLSILSGDEDGVMEILNLSFDCLPSPSIKKCFAYCSIFPKDTGVERNMLIELWMAEGFLQADVNSQMMMEEIGMNYLRILLQSSLFEETNARGTYYKMHDLVHDLAESVSKSTKVINSETRLVDNSNQVRYLAIDSFGEHTVKLLESLSTSLHTLFIRNSLFGDHVLQKWYVNLFGGGMLKKLKNLYVLNLYCAQNKELLITIDKLIHLRYIELFGFCGKSLPKSVCKLYNLQTLRLSECSDLKEFPKRMCNLINLRHLHYYNPDEKFQMPLNMGRLTCLQMLEFFNVGQEKGRQIGELGCLKNLKGRLVIRNLQLVKGKEGGEEANLSEKTNLFSLRLEWGRDREGDNYGEEDVLDGLRPHPNLEELAISGFMGDQFPQWIMVLPTTLPKLVSLEFNYCARCRELLPLQNFTSLKELVIYDCSGLTDLFGDILHSCTSLQRLSVSCSKNLISFPIDLQQTPSLLELELYRCPELKTSMTPKGLVS; from the coding sequence ATGGCCTCTAAGATCAGGGACATCAACAAGAAGTTGAATAAGATCAATAAAGAGGCCAGTGATTTTCGGCTGGTCAGAAATCAGGGGAAAACTTTCCCCCCTTCTACTACTGCTAAAGTCACACTAAATAGAGAGACGGACTCTGTTGTTGGCCATAATGTTGTAGGAAGAGCTAAGGATGAAACAAGTCTAGTCGAGACCTTGCTAAGCTTGTCAGAAAAAGCAGTTTCTGTAATTCCCATCCTTGGGATGGGCGGATTGGGAAAGACAACTTTAGCTCAATCTGTTTACAACAATCGTCAAGTTGATAGccattttgagaaaaaaatttggGTTTGTGTGTCTGACGATTTTGAAGTGACCAGGCTTTTCAAAATGATTTTAGAATCACTCAAGAGAAGAAATGTTGAAATGACCAGTAGGGATGTCATCGtcaagaaaattcaaaaaaaacttATGGGAAAAAAATATCTTCTTGTTCTTGATGATGTCTGGACCGAAAGCCATATCTTGTGGGATGATTTTTTACATTCGTTACTGGGGTTGAATGCAACTAATGGAAATTGGTGTATTGTGACTACTCGTAAACAACAAACTGCATCCATTGTGGCCACACATGATTCTTATGTGCTAGGAAAGCTATCTGATGACGATTGTTGGTCTATCCTAACAGAGAAAGCCATTGCAGATGGAGAAATTCCCGAACAATTGCATgtcatgaaaaaggaaattataaaaaaatgttGTGGTCTACCACTAGCTGCAAGTGTAATGGGAGGTTTATTGCGCATGAAGGGAAAGGAGGAGTGGCAATTGATTTTGAAGAATAAGCTTTCAATTTTGAGTGGAGATGAAGATGGTGTCATGGAGATACTTAACTTGAGTTTTGATTGTTTACCATCTCCATCCATTAAGAAATGTTTTGCATATTGTTCTATATTTCCCAAGGATACTGGGGTAGAAAGGAATATGCTTATCGAACTTTGGATGGCAGAAGGCTTCCTCCAAGCAGATGTCAACAGCCAAATGATGATGGAGGAAATTGGAATGAATTATTTGAGAATTTTATTGCAGAGTTCATTGTTTGAAGAAACAAATGCTCGGGGAACATATTATAAGATGCATGATCTAGTGCACGACCTTGCAGAATCAGTGTCAAAGTCTACTAAAGTCATTAACTCAGAGACTCGATTAGTAGACAACAGTAATCAAGTTCGTTACCTTGCAATAGATTCATTTGGAGAACACACAGTGAAACTTCTTGAAAGTCTATCAACTTCGCTTCATACATTGTTTATAAGGAATAGCTTGTTCGGTGATCACGTGTTACAGAAATGGTATGTTAACTTATTTGGTGGTGGTATgttaaagaaattgaagaacttgtATGTTTTGAATTTGTATTGTGCCCAAAATAAGGAGCTACTGATCACAATTGACAAACTGATACATTTGCGATATATTGAACTTTTTGGTTTCTGTGGTAAAAGTTTGCCAAAATCTGTTTGTAAACTTTATAATTTGCAGACACTGAGGCTAAGTGAATGCAGTGATCTAAAAGAATTTCCAAAGAGGATGTGCAATTTGATTAACTTGAGACATCTCCACTATTACAATCCTGATGAAaaatttcaaatgccactgaatATGGGACGATTGACTTGCCTTCAGATGCTAGAGTTCTTTAACGTGGGTCAAGAGAAGGGTCGACAAATTGGAGAGCTTGGATGCTTGAAAaacctcaaaggcagattggtGATACGCAATCTTCAACTAGTAAAGGGTAAAGAAGGAGGTGAGGAAGCAAATCTATCTGAAAAGACAAATCTATTCAGCTTACGACTTGAGTGGGGCCGGGATCGAGAAGGCGACAACTACGGCGAAGAAGATGTGTTAGACGGCCTTAGACCTCACCCAAATTTGGAGGAGTTGGCAATTTCAGGCTTTATGGGCGATCAATTTCCTCAATGGATAATGGTTTTGCCAACAACACTCCCCAAGTTAGTGAGTTTGGAATTTAATTACTGCGCTAGATGCAGAGAACTCCTTCCCTTGCAAAACTTTACGTCTCTTAAGGAGCTGGTGATTTATGATTGCAGTGGGTTGACAGATCTGTTCGGTGACATACTACACTCTTGCACCTCTCTCCAAAGGCTTAGTGTGAGTTGTTCCAAGAATCTTATCTCCTTTCCAATTGATTTGCAACAAACGCCTTCTCTTTTGGAGCTGGAATTATACCGGTGTCCCGAACTGAAAACAAGTATGACGCCTAAAGGATTGGTTTCCTAA
- the LOC113733457 gene encoding tabersonine 16-hydroxylase 2-like — MAFILLLTAFLIFYFMAVKILKRPSEKTSRLMLPPGPNPLPVVGNMLQFLDSPNPVYIMRDLAKKYGPLMHLKLGEISAIVVSSPEMAKEIFKTHDIIFASRPSHHPAFKLTTYNFTDIMSSPHNDYWRELRKICNMELLSQKRVQTFKTVREYEVFDLMNSISSQQGSIFNISRSIFSLTYGITSRAAFGKRNERTERFLQILDEHNDLLAGFNLADMYPSIKLLQAMSPLKFKLDKAHKQSDEILEDILNEHKRKIKEAKDEGREGEDLVDVLLNVQKSGDFEPQLTDANIKAIIQNIFAAGSEASATAMEWAMSEMIRKPQIMKRAQDEVRSLFDGQGNVDESRLHELKYLDAIIKEILRLHPSAPLLVPRECGEQCEINGYQIPAKARLFVNAWAIGRDPKYWIEAEKFNPSRFLDSRIDFQGDDFEYIPFGAGRRICPGIAFSQPVIQLALAQLLFHFDWKLPGDMKQEELDMTAKFGITMRRKNDLLLIPIPYSRSCLIMDNSTP, encoded by the exons ATGGCCTTCATTCTACTTCTCACTGCTTTCCTTATTTTCTATTTCATGGCGGTCAAAATCCTCAAAAGACCCTCTGAGAAAACCTCAAGATTGATGCTACCCCCCGGGCCTAATCCACTGCCTGTTGTAGGAAACATGCTTCAATTTCTTGACTCCCCAAACCCGGTGTATATAATGAGAGACCTAGCCAAAAAATATGGCCCTTTGATGCACCTAAAGCTTGGCGAAATCTCAGCCATCGTCGTCAGTTCGCCAGAAATGGCCAAAGAGATTTTCAAAACACATGATATCATATTTGCTTCAAGACCTTCTCATCATCCTGCATTCAAGCTTACAACCTATAATTTCACTGATATCATGTCTTCTCCCCATAATGATTATTGGAGAGAATTGCGAAAAATATGCAACATGGAACTTCTTAGCCAAAAACGCGTGCAAACTTTCAAAACAGTTAGAGAATATGAGGTTTTCGATCTCATGAACTCGATTTCTTCGCAACAGGGATCGATTTTCAATATAAGCAGAAGCATTTTCTCTCTCACTTATGGCATCACGAGCCGCGCAGCATTTGGAAAAAGAAACGAACGTACAGAGAGGTTTCTACAAATTCTCGACGAACACAATGATTTGTTGGCAGGGTTCAACTTGGCTGATATGTATCCTTCTATTAAGTTGCTTCAAGCGATGAGTCCATTGAAATTTAAGTTGGACAAAGCACACAAGCAGTCTGATGAAATACTTGAAGATATTCTCAACGAGCATAAACGAAAGATCAAAGAGGCAAAAGATGAAGGTCGAGAAGGCGAGGATCTTGTTGATGTTCTTCTCAATGTTCAGAAATCTGGGGACTTTGAACCTCAGCTAACTGATGCAAACATCAAAGCAATTATCCAG AACATTTTCGCTGCCGGTAGTGAGGCCTCAGCAACAGCCATGGAATGGGCAATGTCAGAAATGATTAGAAAGCCACAAATAATGAAAAGGGCACAAGATGAGGTGAGAAGTTTGTTTGATGGCCAAGGAAATGTTGATGAATCACGCCTTCATGAGCTCAAATACTTAGATGCAATCATTAAGGAGATTTTGAGGTTACATCCAAGTGCTCCACTCTTAGTGCCAAGAGAATGTGGTGAGCAATGTGAAATCAATGGTTATCAGATACCAGCCAAGGCAAGACTTTTCGTTAATGCATGGGCAATTGGCAGAGATCCCAAATACTGGATTGAAGCTGAGAAATTCAATCCTTCACGATTTCTTGATTCTAGAATTGATTTCCAAGGGGATGATTTTGAATACATCCCATTTGGTGCTGGAAGAAGGATTTGTCCAGGCATAGCATTTTCTCAACCAGTTATTCAGCTAGCTCTTGCACAATTATTGTTCCATTTTGATTGGAAGCTCCCTGGTGACATGAAACAAGAAGAATTAGACATGACTGCAAAATTTGGCATTACAATGAGGCGGAAAAATGATCTGCTCTTGATTCCAATTCCTTACAGTCGTTCCTGCTTGATCATGGATAATAGTACTCCATAG